In Leptospira saintgironsiae, one genomic interval encodes:
- a CDS encoding EVE domain-containing protein, which yields MKFWLFKTEPDVFSIDTLASSPGKIAPWEGVRGYGARNYLRDEIKKKDLILFYHSSCKPPHVAGLAEVVKEGYPDHFAFDKKHKYYDPKSDPQKPTWFMVDVKFKEKFSRAISLEELRSHGQLKGMVLLQPGGRLSIQPVSEEQFHYICKLAGAKSLPG from the coding sequence ATGAAATTCTGGCTTTTTAAAACCGAGCCTGACGTTTTTTCCATAGACACTTTGGCTTCTTCTCCCGGCAAAATAGCGCCTTGGGAGGGAGTCAGAGGTTATGGAGCGAGAAATTACCTAAGGGATGAGATCAAAAAGAAGGATCTTATCCTATTCTACCATAGTAGTTGTAAACCACCCCATGTAGCTGGACTTGCGGAAGTTGTCAAAGAAGGTTATCCGGATCATTTCGCTTTCGATAAGAAACATAAGTATTATGATCCAAAAAGTGATCCACAAAAACCGACCTGGTTCATGGTAGATGTGAAATTTAAGGAAAAATTTTCTCGCGCAATTTCGCTAGAAGAATTAAGATCCCACGGGCAACTAAAAGGAATGGTGCTTTTACAGCCGGGTGGTAGACTTTCCATCCAACCGGTCAGCGAAGAACAGTTTCATTATATTTGTAAATTGGCCGGGGCAAAAAGTCTTCCCGGTTAG
- the ftsH gene encoding ATP-dependent zinc metalloprotease FtsH: MNNNNKGLRLLILFILVILGLALLVPQIQTALGKPRILPFSQFMNMVEPDASSKPKGKLVKTTDSNFPGCDKLVMEGDMIKGCYEPFEEGATKAPVRFETRIAPIDKEFLSSLRKTNIDLEVVPSENGHGFGMLSSFLLIAVIGIFVFYFFIMRQVQSTGNKAFSFGKSKAKMTVDPKVKVSFADVAGCEEAKTELVEIIEFLKDPKKFQAMGARIPTGVLLVGPPGTGKTLLARAVAGEAGVPFFSISGSDFVEMFVGVGASRVRDLFEQGKKNSPCIIFIDEIDAVGRLRGAGWGGGHDEREQTLNQMLVEMDGFEKNEGVIVMAATNRADVLDPALLRPGRFDRQVMVDLPDLVGREQILKVHSRKVPLTSDISLNSIARGTPGFTGADLSNLINEAALLAARKNKKRVTQEELEEARDKVMMGPERRSFFISEKEKEVIAYHEAGHAILGTLLAYTEPVHKVTIIPRGRALGLTQSLPTEDKHIHTKAYWLDQIVVCMGGFIAEEFKFKMTSTGSSNDIQQATNIARRMVCDWGMSEKLGTINYGSGHESPFLGRDMGQSNKAYSEEFAAMIDKEIRGIVQTCLDKGRELVRKNSTKFENLAKALLAKETVAHDELMAIVHPSHEETKKKTERSSKKEKAGEIPNKPAYSTGIE, translated from the coding sequence ATGAATAACAATAATAAAGGTCTTAGATTACTTATACTTTTTATCTTAGTAATCCTAGGATTAGCACTTCTCGTCCCGCAGATCCAAACTGCTCTGGGCAAACCTAGAATATTACCGTTCTCTCAATTTATGAACATGGTAGAGCCGGATGCTTCTTCTAAACCGAAAGGCAAACTGGTTAAAACCACAGATTCTAATTTCCCTGGCTGCGACAAGTTAGTCATGGAAGGAGACATGATCAAAGGTTGTTACGAACCATTTGAAGAAGGAGCAACAAAAGCCCCTGTTCGTTTCGAGACCAGAATCGCTCCTATCGATAAAGAATTCCTTTCTTCTTTAAGAAAAACGAATATTGATCTGGAAGTAGTTCCTTCTGAGAACGGACACGGATTCGGAATGTTAAGTTCATTCCTTCTGATCGCTGTGATCGGTATTTTCGTATTTTACTTTTTCATTATGCGCCAAGTTCAGTCTACCGGCAATAAGGCTTTCTCATTCGGAAAATCTAAAGCTAAGATGACTGTAGATCCAAAGGTTAAGGTTAGTTTCGCAGACGTTGCAGGATGTGAAGAAGCCAAAACCGAATTGGTCGAAATTATAGAATTCTTAAAAGACCCTAAAAAATTCCAAGCAATGGGTGCAAGGATCCCAACTGGAGTACTCTTAGTAGGTCCTCCGGGAACTGGTAAAACTTTACTCGCTAGAGCGGTTGCAGGAGAAGCTGGAGTACCATTCTTCAGTATCTCTGGTTCCGACTTCGTAGAAATGTTCGTGGGTGTGGGAGCTTCTCGTGTTCGCGATCTTTTCGAGCAAGGTAAGAAAAATTCTCCATGTATCATCTTCATAGATGAGATCGATGCAGTGGGAAGATTGAGAGGAGCCGGATGGGGCGGTGGTCATGACGAAAGAGAGCAGACCCTGAACCAAATGCTCGTTGAGATGGATGGTTTCGAGAAGAACGAAGGTGTGATCGTAATGGCAGCTACTAACCGTGCTGACGTTTTAGATCCTGCGTTACTTAGACCAGGACGTTTCGACCGACAAGTGATGGTAGATCTTCCTGACTTAGTAGGAAGAGAACAAATCCTAAAAGTGCATTCTAGAAAAGTTCCTTTAACAAGTGATATCTCTTTGAATTCAATTGCAAGAGGAACCCCTGGATTTACAGGTGCGGATCTTTCTAACTTGATCAATGAGGCTGCTCTGCTTGCTGCACGTAAGAATAAAAAACGTGTAACCCAAGAAGAATTAGAAGAGGCTCGCGACAAAGTGATGATGGGCCCTGAGCGTAGATCTTTCTTCATTTCCGAAAAGGAAAAAGAAGTGATTGCGTATCATGAGGCAGGTCACGCGATTTTAGGAACGCTTCTGGCTTATACAGAACCTGTTCACAAGGTAACCATCATTCCAAGAGGAAGAGCATTAGGTCTTACTCAGTCTCTTCCTACAGAAGATAAACATATTCATACTAAAGCATATTGGTTGGATCAAATCGTAGTTTGTATGGGCGGTTTTATCGCAGAAGAGTTTAAGTTCAAAATGACTTCTACTGGTTCCAGCAATGATATCCAACAAGCTACCAATATCGCGAGAAGAATGGTCTGTGATTGGGGAATGTCCGAAAAACTGGGTACAATCAATTACGGAAGTGGCCACGAAAGTCCTTTCTTAGGAAGAGATATGGGCCAGAGCAATAAGGCTTATAGCGAAGAATTTGCTGCAATGATCGACAAAGAGATCAGAGGGATCGTTCAGACCTGCTTAGATAAAGGAAGAGAACTGGTCCGTAAGAACTCTACCAAGTTCGAAAATCTTGCGAAGGCGCTTCTTGCAAAAGAAACAGTTGCTCACGACGAGTTGATGGCGATCGTTCATCCTTCTCATGAAGAAACTAAAAAGAAAACTGAACGTTCTAGCAAAAAGGAGAAGGCGGGAGAAATTCCTAATAAACCCGCATATTCTACTGGCATTGAATGA
- the pth gene encoding aminoacyl-tRNA hydrolase, translating into MKLIVGLGNPGDKYNNNRANIGFKILDVIANNINVEIKTKKKKSLIGRGDFEGEEVVLLKPQTFSDLSGESVLYIASFLKIQVQDILVIHEDLTLPLGKIVVDKGANGNENPGIKSVIQSLRSPNFIRIRIGIGNDQFDGTNLDGFLKEDFQPLENLSLIQIINDAEAAIRSISLGDIEDVIEKYRL; encoded by the coding sequence ATGAAGCTAATCGTCGGACTGGGTAACCCCGGAGACAAATACAATAATAACCGAGCTAATATCGGCTTCAAAATTTTAGACGTGATCGCCAATAATATAAACGTTGAGATCAAGACTAAAAAGAAAAAGTCTTTGATCGGGCGCGGTGATTTCGAAGGAGAAGAGGTTGTATTATTAAAACCTCAGACCTTCAGCGATCTATCGGGAGAGTCCGTTCTGTACATAGCTTCCTTCCTGAAAATTCAGGTACAGGATATTCTTGTAATCCACGAAGATCTAACCTTACCCTTGGGTAAAATTGTAGTGGATAAGGGAGCTAACGGGAATGAAAATCCTGGGATCAAATCAGTGATCCAATCCTTACGTTCTCCAAATTTTATTCGTATCCGAATTGGGATCGGTAACGACCAATTTGACGGCACAAATCTGGACGGATTTTTGAAGGAAGATTTCCAACCTTTAGAAAACTTAAGTTTAATCCAGATCATCAACGACGCGGAAGCCGCAATTCGCTCCATCAGTTTGGGCGATATTGAAGACGTGATCGAAAAATACAGATTGTAA